Proteins from one Podarcis raffonei isolate rPodRaf1 chromosome 1, rPodRaf1.pri, whole genome shotgun sequence genomic window:
- the LOC128420649 gene encoding keratin, type I cytoskeletal 18-like isoform X1 — MSFYSRPRSGSLSAASGRFYPASSAGSVRGSSSGSDSWFSLSRLHAALPAARASADVAPAWLGPGRQQEALQGLNERLAGYLQRVRGLEVANRALEEEIAAIRARKAGAIGQKDWEACERPLAELRKQVEDLNLDNVKLLLQIDNARLAADDFKHKLDAEQAMCDSVQKDTHGLRKMIDDTNYSRLKLEGELESLREELAHLRKSHHEEVEALNALIAKSDITVQVDNPQKHDLSETIAEIRNQYEKMAEQSRSEAEDLYKTKFDSMSQEADVHAQALEEAKSELTELRRQLQGIEIERQTLQKTIDTLENTLKNTGEHYQNEMTNLNHIIAKLQDELAACRADLERQARDYEALLDLKTKLENEIEHYRSLIEGATDRGELQNSGKADTRRQTIKKVVVTTQEIVDGRVVTQRSEEVIQ, encoded by the exons ATGTCGTTCTATTCTCGTCCGCGCAGCGGCTCCCTGTCCGCGGCCTCGGGGCGCTTCTATCCGGCTTCTTCCGCGGGCTCCGTGCGCGGCAGCTCCAGCGGTTCCGACTCCTGGTTCTCGTTGTCCCGGCTGCACGCGGCGCTCCCGGCGGCGCGGGCCAGCGCGGATGTGGCTCCCGCCTGGCTGGGCCCAGgccggcagcaggaggcgctgCAGGGCTTGAACGAGCGCCTGGCCGGCTACCTGCAGCGGGTGCGCGGGCTGGAGGTGGCCAACCGAGCTCTGGAGGAGGAGATCGCCGCCATCCGAGCGCGCAAGGCCGGCGCCATCGGCCAGAAAGACTGGGAAGCCTGCGAAAGGCCCCTGGCCGAGCTGCGCAAGCAG GTGGAAGACCTCAATTTGGACAATGTTAAGCTGCTTCTGCAAATCGATAATGCCAGGTTGGCAGCTGATGACTTCAAGCATAA ACTGGATGCAGAGCAGGCTATGTGTGACAGTGTGCAAAAGGACACACATGGGTTGCGCAAAATGATCGATGACACCAACTATTCCCGCTTGAAGTTGGAAGGGGAACTGGAGTCCCTCAGAGAGGAGCTGGCTCACTTGCGCAAAAGCCACCATGAG GAAGTAGAGGCTCTCAATGCTCTGATCGCCAAATCTGACATAACGGTGCAGGTGGATAATCCACAGAAACATGACCTGAGCGAGACCATCGCTGAGATCCGCAACCAGTATGAGAAAATGGCTGAGCAGAGCCGTTCGGAGGCTGAGGACTTGTACAAAACCAAG TTTGACTCCATGTCTCAAGAAGCAGATGTGCATGCCCAGGCGCTGGAAGAAGCCAAAAGTGAGTTGACAGAGCTTCGTCGGCAGCTCCAGGGAATAGAGATTGAACGCCAGACTCTGCAGAAAACG ATAGACACGCTGGAGAACACCTTGAAGAACACAGGAGAGCACTATCAAAATGAAATGACCAATCTCAACCATATCATCGCCAAGCTGCAAGATGAGCTGGCAGCCTGCCGCGCTGACTTGGAGAGGCAGGCCCGAGACTATGAGGCCCTGCTAGACCTCAAGACCAAGCTAGAGAACGAGATTGAACACTACCGTAGCTTGATCGAGGGGGCAACAGACAG
- the LOC128420649 gene encoding keratin, type I cytoskeletal 18-A-like isoform X2 produces the protein MSFYSRPRSGSLSAASGRFYPASSAGSVRGSSSGSDSWFSLSRLHAALPAARASADVAPAWLGPGRQQEALQGLNERLAGYLQRVRGLEVANRALEEEIAAIRARKAGAIGQKDWEACERPLAELRKQVEDLNLDNVKLLLQIDNARLAADDFKHKLDAEQAMCDSVQKDTHGLRKMIDDTNYSRLKLEGELESLREELAHLRKSHHEEVEALNALIAKSDITVQVDNPQKHDLSETIAEIRNQYEKMAEQSRSEAEDLYKTKFDSMSQEADVHAQALEEAKSELTELRRQLQGIEIERQTLQKTIDTLENTLKNTGEHYQNEMTNLNHIIAKLQDELAACRADLERQARDYEALLDLKTKLENEIEHYRSLIEGATDRHQETDH, from the exons ATGTCGTTCTATTCTCGTCCGCGCAGCGGCTCCCTGTCCGCGGCCTCGGGGCGCTTCTATCCGGCTTCTTCCGCGGGCTCCGTGCGCGGCAGCTCCAGCGGTTCCGACTCCTGGTTCTCGTTGTCCCGGCTGCACGCGGCGCTCCCGGCGGCGCGGGCCAGCGCGGATGTGGCTCCCGCCTGGCTGGGCCCAGgccggcagcaggaggcgctgCAGGGCTTGAACGAGCGCCTGGCCGGCTACCTGCAGCGGGTGCGCGGGCTGGAGGTGGCCAACCGAGCTCTGGAGGAGGAGATCGCCGCCATCCGAGCGCGCAAGGCCGGCGCCATCGGCCAGAAAGACTGGGAAGCCTGCGAAAGGCCCCTGGCCGAGCTGCGCAAGCAG GTGGAAGACCTCAATTTGGACAATGTTAAGCTGCTTCTGCAAATCGATAATGCCAGGTTGGCAGCTGATGACTTCAAGCATAA ACTGGATGCAGAGCAGGCTATGTGTGACAGTGTGCAAAAGGACACACATGGGTTGCGCAAAATGATCGATGACACCAACTATTCCCGCTTGAAGTTGGAAGGGGAACTGGAGTCCCTCAGAGAGGAGCTGGCTCACTTGCGCAAAAGCCACCATGAG GAAGTAGAGGCTCTCAATGCTCTGATCGCCAAATCTGACATAACGGTGCAGGTGGATAATCCACAGAAACATGACCTGAGCGAGACCATCGCTGAGATCCGCAACCAGTATGAGAAAATGGCTGAGCAGAGCCGTTCGGAGGCTGAGGACTTGTACAAAACCAAG TTTGACTCCATGTCTCAAGAAGCAGATGTGCATGCCCAGGCGCTGGAAGAAGCCAAAAGTGAGTTGACAGAGCTTCGTCGGCAGCTCCAGGGAATAGAGATTGAACGCCAGACTCTGCAGAAAACG ATAGACACGCTGGAGAACACCTTGAAGAACACAGGAGAGCACTATCAAAATGAAATGACCAATCTCAACCATATCATCGCCAAGCTGCAAGATGAGCTGGCAGCCTGCCGCGCTGACTTGGAGAGGCAGGCCCGAGACTATGAGGCCCTGCTAGACCTCAAGACCAAGCTAGAGAACGAGATTGAACACTACCGTAGCTTGATCGAGGGGGCAACAGACAG